In Pyrus communis chromosome 1, drPyrComm1.1, whole genome shotgun sequence, the following are encoded in one genomic region:
- the LOC137739177 gene encoding 26S proteasome non-ATPase regulatory subunit 4 homolog, protein MVLEATMICIDNSEWMRNGDYAPSRFQAQADAVNLICGAKTHSNPENTVGILTMAGKGVRVLVTPTSDLGKILACMHGLEIGGEMNLAAGIQVAQLALKHRQNKKQQQRIIVFAGSTVKHDKTLLEMIGRKLKKNSVALDIVNFGEEDEAKTEKLEALLAAVNNNDTSHIVHVPAGPSALSDVLISTPIFTGDGEGGSGFAAAAAAAAAGGVSGFDFGVDPNLDPELALALRVSMEEERARQEAAAKKASEDAAKQEKGGEGQSSSQDATMTDRASVGTSEAENKSSDFMDDENALLQQALAMSMDEPASSDDIRDTDMSKATDPELALALQMSVQEGGKDSGSEKDMSKLLADQSFVSSILASLPGVDPNDPSVKDLLASMQNQSEPDQKKNEDKPPKEEEK, encoded by the exons ATGGTGCTCGAG GCGACAATGATCTGCATTGATAATTCGGAATGGATGCGGAACGGCGATTACGCTCCGTCCAGGTTTCAAGCTCAGGCCGATGCTGTTAATCTGATTTGCGGCGCTAAAACCCAC TCTAATCCGGAGAATACAGTAGGAATTCTCACCATGGCAGGAAAAGGTGTTCGTGTTTTGGTCACTCCAACCAGTGATCTTGGCAAGATTCtggcatgcatgcatg GTTTAGAAATAGGTGGTGAGATGAACCTGGCTGCTGGTATTCAGGTGGCTCAATTGGCTCTCAAGCATCGCCAAAATAAGAAACAGCAACAGAGAATTATTGTGTTCGCTGGAAG TACTGTCAAACATGACAAAACGCTTTTAGAGATGATTGGAAGGAAGTTAAAGAAGAACAGTGTGGCCCTTGATATTGtcaattttggtgaagaagatgaagctaaGACAGAGAAGCTAGAAGCACTACTTGCTGCTGTGAACAATAATGACACCAGCCACATTGTTCATGTACCAGCAGGTCCAAGTGCTCTTTCTGATGTACTTATAag TACACCTATCTTCACCGGAGATGGGGAAGGCGGGAGTGGTTTTgccgcagcagcagcagctgctgCCGCAGGTGGTGTCTCTGGTTTTGATTTCGGCGTGGATCCAAACCTGGATCCTGAGCTTGCCCTTGCTCTTAGAGTTTCAATGGAAGAAGAGAGGGCCAGACAAGAAGCAGCTGCTAAAAAGGCATCCGAGGATGCTGCCAAACAGGAAAAAGGAGGGGAGGGGCAATCCAGCTCACAAGATGCAACGATGACTGATCGTGCCAGTGTTGGAACTTCTGAAGCTGAGAATAAGAGTAGTGATTTCATG GATGATGAGAATGCCCTGCTACAACAGGCCCTTGCAATGTCGATGGATGAACCTGCCTCCAGCGATGATATTCGAGACACAGATATGTCCAAGGCAACTGATCCAGAGTTGGCTCTTG CTCTTCAAATGTCTGTTCAGGAAGGGGGAAAAGATTCTGGTAGCGAGAAGGATATGAGTAAATTACTGGCCGATCAGTCTTTTGTGTCTTCCATCCTTGCCTCG CTTCCAGGGGTTGACCCAAATGATCCTTCAGTTAAAGATTTGCTTGCTTCAATGCAAAACCAGTCAGAG CCTGATCAGAAGAAGAACGAAGACAAACCACcaaaagaggaggagaaatga
- the LOC137735898 gene encoding thiosulfate sulfurtransferase 18-like has product MGSFGSSGSEVVTVDVQEAKHLLESGYGYLEVRTEEEYKKGHVDVKKILNIPYMFNTPEGRVKNPQFLEEVSSACKKDDLLVVGCQSGVRSLYATADLQAAGFEHVSNMGGGYLAWVEHNFPVTKPEDADQKKPEDELPKKEEDVDQQKGTEAEL; this is encoded by the exons ATGGGTTCTTTTGGAAG CTCGGGATCGGAGGTTGTCACCGTTGATGTTCAAGAAGCCAAACATCTGCTCGAATCTGGCTATGGTTATTTGGAAGTTAG GACGGAGGAGGAGTACAAGAAAGGGCATGTGGATGTAAAGAAGATTTTGAACATTCCTTACATGTTCAATACACCTGAAG GAAGGGTAAAAAATCCCCAGTTTTTGGAAGAGGTTTCATCTGCTTGCAAAAAAGATGACCTTCTTGttgtg GGTTGTCAAAGTGGTGTCAGGTCCCTTTATGCAACTGCTGATCTTCAGGCTGCT GGTTTCGAGCATGTGAGCAACATGGGAGGAGGATATCTTGCTTGGGTCGAGCATAATTTTCCTGTTACTAAGCCGGAAGACGCTGACCAGAAAAAGCCAGAAGATGAGCTaccaaaaaaggaagaagatgtGGACCAGCAGAAGGGAACAGAAGCAGAGCTCTAA
- the LOC137746190 gene encoding protein EARLY-RESPONSIVE TO DEHYDRATION 7, chloroplastic-like produces the protein MANPNPAPKQHLYPEIIHSNPEARSIPTSSAPNLYPSLDMKDLYENLFPRNPNPTYQYQPSAPSEASAPPSAPPVATEEVLIKIPGAIVNLIDTHYSVELASGDFTIIRLVQGDDIVAILARVGDEIQWPLAKDEGAVKLDDSHYFFSLYAPPDSDSGPGSDPKAKTNDLDNFLNYGLTIASKGQEGLVKELDGILKSYCSFSVQKVSDKAKKKGEALDDTLALETSPEELSSEKKKELEERSAAYWTTLAPNVEDYNGRAAKLIAAGSGQLIKGILWCGDVTVERLKLGNEVMKKRMDPRSNKEVSPQTMRRIKRVKKVSKTTQKVAAGVLSGVLKVSGYLTSSVVNSKLGKKFFRHLPGEILLASLDGFCKVCDAVEVAGKNVMATSSTVTTDLVSHRYGEQAGKAANDGLDAAGHAVGTAWTVFKIRKALNPKSAFKSTTLAKSAAKAAAEEERTKKSK, from the exons ATGGCGAACCCTAACCCCGCTCCCAAACAGCACCTCTACCCGGAGATCATCCACTCGAACCCAGAAGCACGTTCAATCCCTACCTCCTCAGCCCCAAATCTCTACCCTTCCCTCGACATGAAAGACCTCTACGAAAATCTATTCCCcagaaaccctaaccctacCTACCAATACCAACCCTCTGCTCCGTCTGAGGCATCGGCTCCACCGTCGGCACCGCCTGTGGCCACCGAAGAGGTTCTCATCAAAATCCCCGGCGCCATTGTTAATTTAATCGACACGCACTACAGTGTTGAGCTCGCCTCCGGCGACTTCACGATCATACGCCTCGTCCAGGGCGACGACATCGTCGCCATCCTTGCCCGAGTTGGCGATGAGATCCAGTGGCCTCTGGCTAAGGACGAAGGCGCCGTCAAGCTCGACGACTCGCATTACTTCTTCTCTCTCTACGCCCCGCCGGATTCCGACTCCGGGCCCGGATCGGACCCGAAAGCGAAGACGAACGATCTGGACAATTTTTTGAACTACGGATTGACGATTGCGTCGAAAGGGCAGGAGGGATTGGTGAAGGAATTGGATGGGATTTTGAAGAGTTACTGCAGTTTTTCGGTTCAGAAGGTTTCGGATAAGGCGAAGAAGAAAGGGGAGGCGTTGGACGATACCCTGGCGTTGGAGACCTCGCCGGAGGAGTTGAGCtcggagaagaaaaaggagttgGAGGAGCGGAGCGCCGCGTATTGGACCACATTGGCGCCGAATGTGGAGGATTACAATGGGAGGGCTGCCAAGTTGATCGCGGCCGGGTCGGGACAGCTGATCAAGGGCATATTGTGGTGTGGGGATGTGACGGTGGAGAGGTTGAAATTGGGGAATGAGGTTATGAAGAAGCGGATGGATCCGCGGTCGAATAAGGAAGTCAGTCCCCAAACCATGAGGAGGATTAAAAG GGTTAAGAAGGTGAGCAAAACGACACAGAAAGTTGCAGCTGGTGTCCTTTCTGGGGTTTTGAAAGTTTCCGGATACTTAACAAGTTCGGTGGTAAATTCCAAACTGGGAAAGAAGTTCTTCCGTCATCTGCCTGGGGAAATTTTGCTAGCATCGCTGGATGGATTTT GCAAAGTGTGTGATGCTGTTGAAGTTGCCGGGAAAAATGTCATGGCAACGTCATCTACTGTAACAACTGACCTCGTCTCCCACAG GTATGGTGAACAAGCAGGTAAGGCTGCAAACGACGGGCTTGATGCAGCAGGACATGCTGTCGGAACTGCGTGGACTGTTTTTAAGATACGAAAAGCACTCAACCCAAAAAGCGCTTTCAAATCCACCACCCTAGCCAAATCTGCTGCTAAGGCAGCAGCTGAGGAGGAAAGAACTAAGAAATCCAAATAA